From one Acidobacteriota bacterium genomic stretch:
- a CDS encoding DedA family protein: MTLESACIPVPSEIILTFSGFLVATGRFELLWVAVAAAVGNNIGSMLAYAVGHYGGRPLAHRYGRWLLIAPADLDGAEAWFRRHGDVTVLVCRVLPIVRTYIALPAGVVRMPLLRFHFYTFVGSLAWGFLLSYIGFRLGENWNQIAPYFHRFDLIWALLLVIAVGLAAWHHVRRFRRKLRDEGVKIS; encoded by the coding sequence ATGACGCTGGAGTCGGCCTGTATTCCCGTTCCCTCCGAAATCATCCTGACGTTTTCCGGCTTTTTGGTCGCCACCGGCCGATTTGAGCTGCTCTGGGTGGCCGTGGCCGCCGCCGTGGGCAATAACATCGGCTCGATGCTTGCCTACGCCGTGGGCCATTACGGCGGCCGCCCGCTGGCCCATCGTTACGGCCGCTGGCTGCTGATCGCCCCTGCTGACCTGGATGGCGCCGAGGCCTGGTTTCGCCGCCACGGTGATGTAACGGTGCTGGTCTGTCGTGTCCTGCCCATTGTCCGCACTTACATCGCGCTGCCTGCCGGCGTGGTGCGCATGCCGCTGCTGCGTTTCCATTTCTACACTTTCGTGGGTTCACTTGCCTGGGGATTCCTGCTTTCGTATATTGGATTCCGTTTGGGCGAAAACTGGAACCAGATAGCCCCTTATTTTCATAGGTTTGACTTGATCTGGGCACTGCTGCTCGTCATCGCCGTGGGGCTGGCTGCATGGCATCATGTGCGCCGTTTTCGGAGAAAACTCCGCGATGAAGGTGTGAAAATTTCGTAA
- a CDS encoding NAD(P)-dependent oxidoreductase: MNITFLGTGIMGAPMAANLARGGHTVQVWNRTREKANVAGCTWVNSPLDGAQQADVVWMCLSDTAAVEEVAEQMFPAARPGLVVADSSTISPRVSRELAMKWAERGAVWVDCPVTGSRSGAEAGQLIFIAGGPEATIQQLSPLFEAMGQRIFHMGDNGMGLATKLAMNLNIALIYQGMSEGLVLAEKSGIPAEQMLAIMGATMLRSGVSDYKSPAIARRDFKANFPLRLMLKDIHLMLDQARELRVKLPALETVEEVYAVAEEEGLGEMDYAAVLTLLEKWASLPGGDVTLAAD, from the coding sequence ATGAACATCACCTTTCTCGGAACCGGAATCATGGGAGCACCCATGGCGGCGAACCTGGCGCGTGGAGGCCACACGGTGCAGGTGTGGAACCGGACACGCGAGAAGGCGAATGTAGCGGGTTGCACCTGGGTGAATTCTCCGCTTGACGGCGCGCAGCAAGCCGACGTGGTCTGGATGTGCCTGAGCGACACGGCCGCGGTGGAAGAGGTAGCCGAACAAATGTTTCCGGCAGCCAGACCCGGTCTCGTGGTGGCCGATTCCAGCACGATATCGCCGCGGGTGAGCCGGGAGCTGGCCATGAAGTGGGCGGAGCGCGGCGCGGTATGGGTCGATTGTCCGGTGACCGGATCGCGCAGTGGCGCCGAGGCCGGACAACTGATCTTTATCGCGGGCGGGCCCGAGGCCACGATCCAGCAGCTCTCGCCTCTATTTGAGGCGATGGGCCAGCGCATTTTTCATATGGGCGACAACGGCATGGGTCTGGCCACCAAACTGGCCATGAACCTGAACATCGCCCTGATTTACCAGGGCATGAGCGAAGGCCTGGTGCTGGCGGAAAAATCCGGCATCCCGGCCGAGCAAATGCTGGCGATCATGGGCGCCACGATGCTGCGCTCGGGCGTGAGCGACTATAAGTCGCCGGCCATCGCGCGGCGCGACTTCAAAGCCAACTTTCCGTTGCGGCTCATGCTCAAGGATATTCACCTGATGTTGGATCAAGCGCGCGAGCTGCGGGTCAAACTGCCGGCGCTAGAGACCGTGGAAGAAGTCTATGCCGTCGCCGAGGAAGAGGGCCTGGGCGAGATGGATTACGCCGCGGTGCTGACGCTGTTGGAAAAATGGGCCTCGCTGCCCGGCGGCGACGTTACCCTGGCGGCGGATTAG